A stretch of Allostreptomyces psammosilenae DNA encodes these proteins:
- a CDS encoding SDR family oxidoreductase, with protein sequence MGTYLITGATGGIGRAIALRLSGLGHRLLLVGRASKRLSNLVHALPEGSRALAADLTQPELLEGALVPDLPDRLDGIVHSAGIVELGAVAETSTTTWQQALTVNLTSPAEITRLTLPALRANRGHVIFINSGAGQRANARWGAYAASKFGLRALADALRAEEHEHGIRVTSIYPGRTASEMQRKVHQQEGRPYDPERWIDPESVATAVLTALSLPRDAEVTDLTVRPGVSR encoded by the coding sequence ATGGGGACGTATCTCATCACAGGGGCGACCGGCGGCATCGGCCGCGCCATCGCCTTGCGCCTGAGCGGACTCGGCCATCGGCTCCTGCTCGTGGGACGTGCCTCCAAGCGCCTCAGCAACCTCGTTCACGCGCTCCCCGAGGGCAGCCGCGCCCTGGCCGCCGACCTGACCCAGCCCGAGCTGCTGGAGGGAGCACTCGTCCCGGACCTGCCCGACCGGCTGGACGGCATCGTGCACAGCGCCGGCATCGTGGAGCTCGGCGCGGTGGCCGAGACCAGCACCACCACCTGGCAGCAGGCCCTGACCGTCAATCTCACCTCACCGGCCGAGATCACCCGGCTCACCCTGCCCGCGCTCCGCGCCAACCGGGGGCACGTCATCTTCATCAACTCCGGCGCCGGGCAGCGCGCCAACGCTCGCTGGGGCGCCTACGCCGCCAGCAAGTTCGGGCTCCGGGCGCTCGCCGACGCGCTGCGGGCGGAGGAACACGAGCACGGCATCCGGGTCACCAGCATCTATCCCGGCCGGACGGCCTCGGAGATGCAGCGGAAGGTGCACCAGCAGGAGGGGCGCCCCTACGACCCCGAGCGCTGGATCGACCCGGAAAGCGTCGCCACCGCCGTCCTGACCGCCCTCTCCCTGCCGCGGGACGCCGAGGTCACCGACCTGACCGTTCGCCCGGGCGTCTCCCGCTGA
- a CDS encoding outer membrane protein assembly factor BamB family protein, producing the protein MPYPPAPAAPNRGRMPLLLAVIGGVVVLAVVAVIGVQLLGDDAGDPTPPGGSSYSGEFEHFATDYAHGWDAAATEENGSREDATADMALGYWVTDSTLARISGSTATGFSRSDGSRQWQVEAPDGVEGICAATTSQSGSLAALAYEAGEYSSCEEVWLVDAGTGERLSEVELPDEETVTALTVVDDTLVVGTYSGAFVIDPASGEVLTEVAGSSECMAEGYVGAGAGLLLTSQTCEEESLLAFSLDGGERLWELDLPGGDAGSMSLLSADPLVIAVSGEDGGYYALSVDERGEARAVIKYNQPCGELAIYPGVVQQGYSVTGDTLVAEVIGGDDTVLAGYSLVDGSEKWCLRGESDIPSNTTPLRADGDGVIAVSGDWETDPRLVWISAADGAVTEGGRFAAEEVCEGSGDLCTLLDDGTLVDITEFTLYDYLVRTYRPE; encoded by the coding sequence ATGCCCTACCCGCCCGCGCCGGCCGCTCCCAACCGGGGGCGCATGCCGCTGCTGCTGGCGGTGATCGGCGGCGTCGTGGTGCTGGCGGTGGTCGCCGTCATCGGCGTCCAACTGCTCGGCGACGACGCCGGCGACCCCACCCCTCCCGGCGGCTCGTCCTACTCCGGGGAGTTTGAGCACTTCGCCACCGACTACGCCCACGGATGGGACGCGGCCGCCACCGAGGAGAACGGCAGCCGTGAGGACGCCACCGCCGACATGGCGCTCGGCTACTGGGTCACCGATTCGACGCTGGCCCGGATCAGCGGCAGCACGGCCACCGGCTTCAGCCGGTCGGACGGCAGCCGGCAGTGGCAGGTGGAGGCCCCGGACGGGGTCGAGGGGATCTGCGCCGCCACCACCTCGCAGTCCGGTTCGCTGGCCGCGCTCGCCTACGAGGCCGGCGAGTACTCCTCGTGCGAGGAGGTGTGGCTGGTCGACGCCGGGACCGGGGAGCGGCTGAGCGAGGTGGAGCTGCCCGACGAGGAGACCGTCACCGCCCTGACCGTGGTGGACGACACGCTGGTGGTCGGCACCTACTCGGGGGCCTTCGTGATCGACCCCGCCTCCGGTGAGGTGCTGACGGAGGTGGCCGGCTCCTCCGAGTGCATGGCCGAGGGCTATGTCGGCGCGGGCGCCGGGCTGCTGCTGACCTCACAGACCTGCGAGGAGGAGTCGCTGCTGGCGTTCTCGCTGGACGGGGGCGAGCGCCTGTGGGAGCTCGACCTTCCGGGCGGCGACGCGGGCTCGATGTCCCTGCTCTCCGCGGATCCCCTGGTCATCGCGGTCTCCGGCGAGGACGGCGGCTACTACGCGCTCTCCGTGGACGAGCGGGGCGAGGCCCGCGCGGTGATCAAGTACAACCAGCCCTGTGGCGAACTGGCCATCTACCCGGGCGTGGTGCAGCAGGGGTACTCCGTCACCGGCGACACCCTGGTGGCGGAGGTCATCGGGGGCGACGACACGGTGCTCGCCGGCTACAGCCTTGTCGACGGGTCGGAGAAGTGGTGCCTGCGCGGCGAGAGCGACATCCCGAGCAACACCACCCCGCTCCGGGCGGACGGCGACGGGGTGATCGCGGTCAGCGGCGACTGGGAGACCGACCCCCGGCTGGTCTGGATCTCCGCCGCGGACGGGGCGGTCACCGAGGGCGGCCGTTTCGCCGCCGAGGAGGTCTGCGAGGGCTCCGGTGACCTGTGCACGCTGCTGGACGACGGCACGCTGGTCGACATCACCGAGTTCACGCTCTACGACTACCTGGTGCGGACCTACCGGCCGGAGTGA
- a CDS encoding universal stress protein, which translates to MSSTFPVIAALDGSPDGLRAATWAARAARRRDAALRLVHVWPYRSERAARETGRIEPLPEENPVLAEGMEVVCRIAPDVPVSTTTLRGMPREVLPELGREADLLVVGSRGLGGFRSLLLGSVGLAVASRAACPVIVVRRPPQSRPRGWPRLAVHGERAEEAGGARAAGEGAAETDRDRELGLTERDPSAGPPVIVVGVDPDADSRRALSFAVEAAEGWGARVHALTTWSWPVPPVPAFDPYLSPGFDADEINRDERQNLERALAPVADAHPGVEVTAEVMPGDAAAQLVAASAEADLLVLGRREPRGLLHPRLGPVGHATLLHSECPVAVVPL; encoded by the coding sequence ATGAGCAGTACCTTCCCGGTCATCGCCGCCCTCGACGGCTCGCCCGACGGGCTGCGCGCCGCCACCTGGGCGGCACGGGCGGCGCGACGCCGCGACGCGGCCCTGCGCCTGGTGCACGTCTGGCCCTACCGGTCCGAGCGGGCGGCCCGGGAGACGGGGCGGATCGAGCCGCTGCCCGAGGAGAACCCGGTGCTGGCCGAGGGCATGGAGGTGGTCTGCCGGATCGCGCCCGACGTGCCGGTGTCCACGACGACCCTGCGCGGAATGCCCCGCGAGGTCCTGCCGGAGCTCGGGCGCGAGGCCGATCTGCTGGTCGTCGGGTCGCGGGGACTCGGCGGCTTCCGCAGCCTGCTGCTCGGCTCGGTCGGACTGGCGGTGGCCTCCCGCGCGGCCTGTCCGGTGATCGTGGTCCGCCGGCCGCCGCAGTCCCGGCCGCGCGGCTGGCCGAGGCTCGCCGTGCACGGCGAGCGGGCGGAGGAGGCGGGCGGGGCGCGAGCCGCCGGCGAGGGGGCCGCCGAGACCGACCGCGACCGCGAGCTGGGGCTGACGGAGCGGGACCCGTCGGCCGGGCCGCCGGTCATCGTGGTCGGTGTCGACCCCGACGCCGACTCCCGCCGGGCGCTCAGCTTCGCGGTGGAGGCGGCCGAGGGCTGGGGCGCCCGGGTCCACGCGCTGACCACCTGGTCCTGGCCGGTCCCCCCGGTCCCCGCGTTCGACCCCTACCTCTCCCCCGGCTTCGACGCCGACGAGATCAACCGCGACGAGCGGCAGAACCTGGAGCGCGCGCTGGCCCCGGTGGCGGACGCGCACCCCGGGGTGGAGGTCACCGCGGAGGTCATGCCGGGCGACGCGGCGGCCCAGCTGGTCGCCGCCTCGGCCGAGGCGGACCTGCTGGTGCTCGGCCGCCGGGAGCCGCGCGGCCTGCTGCACCCCCGGCTGGGGCCGGTGGGTCACGCCACGCTGCTGCACTCCGAGTGCCCGGTGGCCGTCGTACCGCTGTGA
- the soxR gene encoding redox-sensitive transcriptional activator SoxR, with translation MPQPPIPAQTARASHLGDLLSIGEVAHRSGVARSALRYYEEQGLIRAERTSGGTRRYRRSVLRRLAFVKAAQRIGLSLEEVRDELAALPPDRSPTGEDWDRVVAAWQARIDERIDGLRRMREALAGCVGCGCLSLTKCGVYNPGDVAAEEGAGARMLREL, from the coding sequence GTGCCGCAGCCTCCCATCCCCGCGCAGACCGCGCGGGCTTCCCACCTGGGCGACCTGCTGTCGATCGGGGAGGTGGCGCACCGCAGCGGCGTGGCCCGCTCGGCGCTGCGCTACTACGAGGAACAGGGCCTGATCCGCGCGGAACGGACCTCCGGCGGCACCCGCCGCTACCGGCGCTCGGTGCTGCGGCGGCTGGCGTTCGTGAAGGCGGCGCAGCGCATCGGGCTGTCGCTGGAGGAGGTCCGGGACGAGCTGGCGGCGCTGCCGCCGGACCGTTCGCCGACGGGCGAGGACTGGGACCGGGTCGTGGCGGCGTGGCAGGCGCGGATCGACGAGCGGATCGACGGACTGCGCCGGATGCGGGAGGCCCTGGCGGGCTGTGTGGGCTGCGGCTGCCTGTCGCTGACCAAGTGCGGGGTCTACAACCCGGGCGACGTGGCCGCGGAGGAGGGGGCGGGGGCCCGCATGCTGCGGGAGCTGTGA
- a CDS encoding nucleotidyltransferase domain-containing protein, whose amino-acid sequence MTGTAGDDGARARTADGGAAGDGDGRVETVDGTVILEGVVGSVAYGLATGGSDVDLLGVYQAPTHRVLGLDGPAVTSASRVTTGPDRTLHELGKYATLALRSNPTVLELLWLPEYRVCTPAGAALLAVRDAFPSSAAVRRAYLGYAHQQATKLVARHRAAGGAGRAGAPADGAEPDEAGGEAAGGELAGGGAAGVRRRRIEKHGRHCLRLLRQGRHLLATGEVLIDVGDAREEIFAAGRLAAEDPEGYLELFERERERLEGVRSVLPEHPDRRRVDALVVALRGAG is encoded by the coding sequence ATGACCGGGACGGCGGGCGACGACGGCGCGCGGGCGCGGACCGCGGACGGTGGGGCGGCGGGCGACGGGGACGGGCGCGTGGAGACGGTCGACGGCACGGTGATCCTGGAGGGCGTGGTGGGCTCCGTCGCCTACGGGCTGGCGACCGGGGGCAGCGACGTCGACCTGCTCGGCGTCTACCAGGCCCCCACCCACCGGGTGCTGGGGCTGGACGGGCCGGCCGTGACCTCCGCCTCGCGGGTGACCACCGGGCCCGACCGCACCCTGCACGAGCTGGGCAAGTACGCCACGCTGGCGCTGCGCTCCAACCCGACGGTGCTGGAACTGCTCTGGCTGCCGGAGTACCGGGTGTGCACCCCGGCCGGTGCCGCGCTGCTGGCGGTACGGGACGCCTTCCCCAGCAGCGCGGCGGTCCGGCGCGCCTACCTCGGGTACGCCCACCAGCAGGCCACCAAGCTGGTGGCCCGGCACCGGGCGGCCGGCGGCGCCGGTCGGGCGGGGGCACCGGCCGACGGGGCGGAGCCGGACGAGGCGGGTGGCGAGGCCGCGGGCGGCGAGTTGGCGGGCGGCGGGGCGGCCGGTGTGCGGCGGCGCCGGATCGAGAAGCACGGGCGGCACTGCCTGCGGCTGCTCCGGCAGGGCCGGCACCTGCTGGCCACCGGGGAGGTCCTGATCGACGTCGGGGACGCGCGCGAGGAGATCTTCGCGGCCGGGCGGCTGGCCGCCGAGGATCCGGAGGGCTATCTGGAACTGTTCGAGCGGGAGCGGGAACGTCTGGAGGGCGTGCGGTCGGTGTTGCCGGAGCACCCCGACCGTCGGCGGGTGGACGCGCTCGTCGTCGCCCTGCGCGGCGCCGGCTGA
- a CDS encoding GNAT family N-acetyltransferase — MDSETLSPSDASGHQRVPAQPADEAAPNPALPRIERARPEDADALVALRDAAARWQASRGYQAWRPGGLDAAHFLARIAAGEVYLARHGGGLAGAYELWWEDVATWGRPEEPSGYVHRLMVNRELAPPGYGAVLLRDAERRITAPPPEGAGLRVARLDCVSGNDRLCRYYVEQGYTVVGEQPFEDGSKYPVTLLEKRFG, encoded by the coding sequence ATGGACTCTGAGACCCTCTCGCCCTCCGACGCCTCCGGCCACCAGCGGGTGCCCGCGCAGCCGGCGGACGAGGCCGCGCCGAACCCCGCCCTGCCGCGCATCGAACGGGCCCGCCCGGAGGACGCCGACGCCCTGGTGGCCCTGCGCGACGCCGCCGCGCGCTGGCAGGCCTCCCGCGGCTACCAGGCGTGGCGCCCCGGAGGGCTGGACGCCGCGCACTTCCTGGCCCGCATCGCCGCCGGCGAGGTGTACCTGGCGCGGCACGGCGGAGGGCTGGCCGGCGCCTACGAGCTGTGGTGGGAGGACGTCGCCACCTGGGGACGTCCCGAGGAGCCGTCGGGCTACGTGCACCGCCTCATGGTCAATCGCGAGCTGGCCCCGCCGGGGTACGGTGCCGTGCTGCTGCGCGACGCCGAACGCCGGATCACCGCGCCTCCGCCGGAGGGCGCGGGGTTGCGCGTCGCCCGCCTGGACTGCGTGAGCGGCAACGACCGGCTGTGCCGGTACTACGTGGAGCAGGGCTACACCGTGGTCGGCGAGCAGCCCTTCGAGGACGGCAGCAAGTACCCGGTGACCCTCCTGGAGAAGCGTTTCGGCTGA